Proteins from one Acetoanaerobium noterae genomic window:
- a CDS encoding formate--tetrahydrofolate ligase, with translation MGFKSDIEIAQEAVVQDIREIAKKLNLTEEDLDLYGKYKAKVDYNLMKRETGKQAKLILTTAINPTPAGEGKTTTTIGVADGLAKLGKNTLVALREPSLGPVFGVKGGAAGGGYAQVVPMEDINLHFTGDFHAIGAANNLLATMIDNHIYQGNALDIDPRRITWRRAMDMNDRQLRFITDGLGGKANGFPREDGFDITVASEVMAAFCLASDIMDLKERLGRIIIGYSRKGEPITAAQLNANGAMAALLKDALKPNLVQTLEGTPAFVHGGPFANIAHGCNSVIATKMAMHFADYVVTEAGFGADLGAEKFLDIKCRMSGLKPDAVIIVATVRALKYNGGVKKDQLNNENLEALENGLPNLLKHVENITKVFKLPAVVAINKFPLDTEAELQLVKDKCKELGVNVALSEVWAKGGEGGEELAKEVLRLIDENEGKFEFAYDENQSIKEKINAIATKIYGADGVDYTPNAEKQILEIEKIGYDKLPICMAKTQYSLTDDQTKLGRPTGFKITVRNIKVSAGAGFLVALTGEIMTMPGLPKAPAAEKIDVDSTGKIAGLF, from the coding sequence ATGGGTTTTAAAAGTGATATAGAAATTGCACAGGAAGCAGTGGTGCAAGATATAAGGGAAATAGCTAAGAAATTAAATCTTACAGAAGAAGATTTAGATCTTTATGGAAAATATAAAGCTAAGGTTGATTATAACCTTATGAAAAGAGAAACAGGAAAACAAGCAAAGCTAATTCTTACTACAGCGATTAATCCTACTCCAGCTGGAGAAGGTAAAACTACAACTACTATAGGTGTAGCTGATGGATTGGCAAAGCTTGGAAAAAATACTTTAGTTGCACTTCGTGAGCCATCACTTGGTCCAGTATTTGGAGTTAAGGGAGGAGCTGCTGGAGGAGGATATGCTCAGGTAGTTCCTATGGAAGATATCAACCTTCACTTTACTGGAGACTTCCATGCTATAGGAGCGGCAAACAACCTTCTAGCAACTATGATTGACAACCATATCTATCAAGGAAATGCACTTGATATAGACCCAAGAAGAATAACTTGGAGAAGAGCTATGGACATGAACGATCGTCAGCTAAGATTTATTACTGATGGTCTTGGTGGAAAAGCTAATGGATTCCCTAGAGAAGATGGATTTGATATTACTGTTGCATCTGAAGTTATGGCTGCATTTTGTTTAGCATCAGATATTATGGACCTTAAGGAAAGATTAGGAAGAATTATAATTGGTTACTCTAGAAAAGGTGAGCCAATTACTGCAGCTCAGCTTAATGCTAACGGAGCAATGGCAGCGCTTCTTAAAGACGCTCTTAAGCCTAACCTAGTTCAAACATTAGAAGGTACTCCAGCATTTGTTCATGGTGGACCATTTGCAAATATAGCTCATGGTTGTAACTCAGTAATAGCAACTAAAATGGCTATGCATTTCGCTGATTATGTTGTTACTGAAGCAGGCTTTGGAGCTGACCTTGGAGCTGAAAAATTCCTTGATATCAAATGCAGAATGTCAGGTCTAAAACCAGATGCAGTTATTATAGTAGCTACTGTTAGAGCGCTTAAGTACAATGGCGGAGTTAAAAAAGATCAACTTAACAATGAAAACCTTGAAGCTCTTGAAAATGGACTTCCAAACCTACTAAAACATGTTGAGAACATAACTAAGGTATTTAAATTACCAGCAGTTGTTGCTATTAACAAGTTCCCACTAGACACTGAAGCAGAACTTCAGCTTGTAAAAGATAAGTGTAAAGAATTAGGCGTTAATGTTGCACTTTCTGAAGTTTGGGCTAAAGGTGGAGAAGGTGGAGAAGAATTAGCTAAAGAAGTACTTAGATTAATTGATGAAAATGAAGGCAAATTTGAATTTGCTTACGATGAAAATCAATCAATCAAAGAAAAAATAAATGCAATTGCTACAAAAATTTATGGAGCTGATGGAGTTGATTACACTCCAAATGCTGAAAAACAAATATTAGAAATCGAAAAAATCGGTTATGATAAGCTTCCAATTTGTATGGCTAAAACTCAGTATTCTCTTACTGATGATCAAACAAAATTAGGAAGACCTACAGGATTTAAGATAACTGTTAGAAACATTAAAGTTTCTGCAGGAGCAGGATTCCTTGTAGCCTTAACTGGAGAAATAATGACTATGCCTGGACTTCCTAAAGCACCAGCAGCTGAAAAAATAGATGTTGATAGCACAGGAAAAATAGCA